A part of Lacibacter sp. H407 genomic DNA contains:
- a CDS encoding META domain-containing protein, with translation MKQTIFFLGIAAVVLQSSSCHSSKPSTTSNSPAATETTTVATDTKTTSGGSEMLFMYRWYLSEINQKPVRSENGRTAHLSFSPGQVSTVAGFTGCNRLSGTFELSGSNAIKFSPLAVTKMACLNNDQTENLFLPAIAATNKWSVQDKTLLFYNGETVVAKFTAVDVAVAKLEGNWELNYISGARIAFDGLYPDKKPTIRFELGLSMISGNTSCNGFSSKYTITGNSVKFAPPLSTMMACPGNGEKTFIEMLQKVNKYALSDDNTLNFMIDDVAVMRFARK, from the coding sequence ATGAAACAAACAATCTTTTTTCTTGGCATTGCTGCTGTTGTGCTGCAATCGTCATCCTGCCATAGCAGTAAACCATCAACAACATCAAACAGTCCTGCTGCAACAGAAACAACAACAGTTGCAACGGATACTAAAACCACAAGTGGCGGCAGCGAAATGCTTTTTATGTATCGCTGGTACCTTTCTGAAATAAATCAAAAGCCAGTGCGTAGCGAAAACGGCAGAACTGCACATTTATCATTTTCTCCCGGACAAGTAAGCACAGTCGCAGGTTTTACAGGTTGTAATCGTTTAAGCGGAACGTTCGAATTGTCGGGATCAAATGCAATTAAATTTTCGCCATTGGCGGTTACAAAGATGGCTTGCCTGAATAATGATCAAACAGAAAATCTGTTTTTGCCTGCTATTGCTGCAACCAACAAATGGAGTGTGCAAGACAAAACACTTCTCTTCTACAATGGAGAAACTGTGGTAGCAAAATTTACAGCTGTTGATGTTGCTGTTGCCAAACTTGAAGGCAACTGGGAGCTCAATTACATTTCTGGTGCACGCATTGCTTTTGATGGATTGTATCCCGATAAAAAACCAACAATCCGTTTTGAACTTGGTCTTTCCATGATCAGTGGCAATACTAGTTGTAATGGTTTCAGCAGCAAGTACACGATAACAGGCAACTCAGTGAAATTTGCTCCTCCCCTTTCAACCATGATGGCGTGCCCGGGTAACGGAGAAAAAACGTTTATAGAGATGTTGCAGAAAGTTAATAAATACGCATTATCTGATGACAATACACTCAATTTTATGATCGATGATGTGGCCGTAATGCGTTTCGCACGGAAATAA
- a CDS encoding acyl-CoA thioesterase, translating to MSDQKNLMNFHTRKWVKPEDLNPNSTLFGGRLLQWIDEEAALYAVIQLENPHVVTKFISEINFISAPRQGDIIEIGIMATHFGNTSVTMRCEVRNKLTREPILSIERIVFVNVDATGKPVPHGKTEITYVKDRLGEF from the coding sequence ATGAGCGATCAAAAGAACCTGATGAACTTTCACACCCGTAAATGGGTAAAGCCCGAAGACCTGAACCCCAACAGTACCTTGTTTGGCGGCCGTTTGCTGCAATGGATCGATGAAGAAGCAGCGCTGTATGCCGTTATTCAACTGGAGAACCCTCATGTAGTAACGAAGTTTATTTCGGAGATCAATTTTATTTCAGCACCAAGACAGGGAGACATTATCGAGATCGGTATTATGGCCACGCATTTTGGGAATACATCGGTAACCATGCGTTGTGAAGTACGGAATAAACTAACCCGTGAACCAATTTTAAGCATTGAACGTATTGTGTTTGTAAATGTAGATGCAACCGGCAAACCAGTGCCACATGGGAAAACAGAGATCACGTATGTGAAAGACAGGCTGGGAGAGTTTTAA